The proteins below come from a single Ptychodera flava strain L36383 chromosome 6, AS_Pfla_20210202, whole genome shotgun sequence genomic window:
- the LOC139134799 gene encoding uncharacterized protein translates to MLLKYRLLILLELRQMATNGALIDAVYDQLLPERSGVNATELDEFMATNPKEVLVVLDGADEVQTAVKEDIMKIISRRLHPMCTVIITSRSIERKRIVGFVDQHYIIKGFSAENTLLYINKYFEDDKSAANELCEKIRFDENMKVLAMNPLNTTLLCILWEDNNRCIPSQLSEIYHQLVMSIFKRFCQKNGKCVPESDQLPLEYKAAFLKLAEMAYVCLSKGIIRFGSKELEEFGISDNCELLQLGILNREYSSARLQPCKFWVFLHKTFQEFVAAYYLYESGKVADREVLLRLVNEEQLNTVCLFTAGLLGNRGAELFDTFVRVLMSEDAKNTQHNSNIIHLAFSCLHHSGNRHTFASKIASATIRHNALTFYNANCTSGFISGLSAIIEESKTMSSTREKMVLETLEFSRPTTYVSHAHGSELFDVVSKLGTLRKFSFMAAHTIEDRISKVIDGNPWLKDLRLTVYVEHAHSLLLKLGAAMRKLADLKCLAIIINELVRFTNFTEFLRSRESGPTHNALQLNDSLEYFALHGFHHAELMFLEVANQISQHGCLLALRLGFLSNGMTVERRKNLTNIFIRNNLISKFLYYTESIVDAPVIKEEENPNTLDNLTGGSRWENACMPGYIDKVLDVTKTFYDAMTKNKSLRYVVVKHCGDDIDLQMLFEALQSSVNIRQFIVILEKDWPRTHWPCETLSNNRSLDLFVVLGKCETEHLHVPPHFQKCEVVSTLSNESNSPILGKASFCLSSRWGVWMKAINAFEKHNSDAIAVDSYAKDQLLRHTLPYFKIAGWQVYVWECKTT, encoded by the coding sequence ATGCTTTTAAAGTATAGACTGCTAATACTTTTGGAACTCAGGCAGATGGCTACAAATGGCGCTCTGATAGACGCAGTGTATGACCAATTGTTACCAGAGCGTTCCGGTGTTAACGCAACAGAATTGGATGAGTTCATGGCAACGAACCCAAAAGAGGTTCTGGTTGTATTGGACGGGGCAGATGAAGTTCAGACCGCTGTGAAAGAGGATATCATGAAAATCATATCGCGCAGACTGCATCCGATGTGCACAGTCATCATCACATCTAGAAGCATTGAAAGAAAACGTATTGTAGGATTCGTCGATCAGCATTATATCATTAAAGGCTTCTCAGCGGAAAATACACTCCTCTACATCAACAAGTACTTCGAGGACGACAAATCGGCAGCCAATGAGCTGTGTGAGAAAATACGATTCGATGAGAACATGAAAGTTCTAGCGATGAATCCGCTGAACACTACCCTTCTTTGCATTCTGTGGGAAGACAACAACCGCTGCATTCCTAGTCAGCTGTCGGAAATTTACCATCAGTTGGTCATGAGTATATTCAAAagattttgtcagaaaaatggAAAATGCGTTCCTGAAAGTGACCAGCTTCCTTTGGAGTACAAAGCAGCGTTTCTCAAGCTTGCCGAAATGGcatatgtttgtttgtcaaaGGGTATAATTCGTTTCGGGTCAAAAGAGCTTGAAGAATTCGGCATTTCAGACAACTGCGAACTTCTTCAACTCGGTATATTGAACAGAGAGTACAGCAGTGCAAGGCTTCAGCCGTGTAAATTTTGGGTTTTCCTACACAAAACTTTTCAAGAATTCGTAGCAGCTTACTACCTCTACGAAAGCGGCAAGGTTGCCGACAGAGAGGTATTACTCCGCCTGGTCAATGAGGAACAGTTGAATACGGTGTGCCTGTTCACAGCTGGGTTACTTGGAAATCGCGGAGCGGAGCTATTTGACACATTCGTCAGAGTCCTCATGTCGGAAGATGCGAAAAACACTCAGCATAACTCGAATATAATACATTTAGCCTTTAGTTGTTTGCACCATTCCGGAAACCGTCACACTTTCGCGTCTAAAATCGCGTCGGCGACAATCAGACACAATGCTCTGACCTTTTACAATGCGAATTGCACTTCAGGTTTCATCTCCGGTTTATCTGCAATCATCGAAGAAAGCAAAACAATGTCATCGACACGTGAAAAGATGGTCCTGGAGACATTAGAGTTTAGTCGACCGACAACATACGTGTCACATGCACATGGTAGTGAATTGTTTGACGTCGTAAGTAAATTGGGAACGCTCCGAAAATTCAGTTTCATGGCAGCGCACACCATAGAAGATAGAATATCCAAGGTCATAGACGGTAACCCGTGGCTAAAAGACTTACGTTTGACAGTTTACGTGGAACATGCGCATTCGCTGTTGCTCAAACTAGGTGCGGCGATGCGAAAATTGGCCGATCTCAAATGTTTGGCAATAATCATAAACGAACTCGTCCGATTCACGAACTTTACCGAATTTCTACGATCGAGAGAGTCAGGACCTACTCATAATGCACTGCAGCTTAACGACTCACTAGAATATTTTGCATTGCATGGATTTCATCACGCTGAACTGATGTTCCTGGAGGTCGCAAATCAAATTAGTCAACATGGTTGTTTACTAGCTTTGAGACTGGGATTTTTGTCAAACGGAATGACAGTCGAACGGAGAAAAAACTTGACAAATATATTCATAAGAAATAACCTCATCAGCAAATTTCTTTATTACACAGAGTCCATAGTTGATGCGCCTGTGATCAAAGAAGAAGAGAACCCTAATACCCTAGATAACTTGACCGGTGGCAGCAGGTGGGAAAACGCGTGTATGCCTGGTTACATTGACAAGGTTTTGGACGTAACAAAGACATTCTATGATGCCATGACTAAAAATAAAAGCCTTCGATATGTCGTCGTCAAACATTGTGGCGACGACATTGATTTGCAAATGTTATTTGAAGCTCTTCAATCCAGCGTTAACATTCGTCAGTTCATTGTCATATTGGAGAAAGACTGGCCGCGTACACATTGGCCTTGCGAAACACTGAGCAACAATAGAAGTTTGGATTTATTTGTCGTTTTGGGCAAATGTGAAACCGAACACCTTCATGTGCCGCCACATTTCCAAAAGTGCGAAGTAGTGTCGACCCTTTCAAACGAAAGTAACTCTCCGATATTAGGGAAGGCAAGTTTCTGTCTTTCGTCGAGATGGGGTGTTTGGATGAAGGCCATAAACGCGTTCGAAAAACATAACAGTGACGCTATTGCTGTCGACTCATACGCTAAGGATCAACTTCTGCGCCACACATTACCGTACTTCAAAATAGCCGGGTGGCAAGTGTATGTTTGGGAATGTAAAACAacgtaa